The segment TTCCAACCTTGAACCCGGTTTGACTGAGCTTACCTGTCCATGCAGGTGGGGGTGCCAGCACAAGAAAACGATCTTCGCCAATGCGCTCTAACAGCAATATATCCATACTGGAGAATAGTGAGTGAAGAGCGATCTTCACACTGCAACCTCCAGACCAAGCATCAGACGACCCAGCGCTTCGAATATCAGCTCAACCTGTTCACCCGTTTTGGCACTGGTCAGGAAAATGCGCCAGCCATCCTCTTTTAGCGCTTCAATCTGATCATCTGTTATCTGCCAGTGATCTTTAAGATCCACCTTATTCAGCACCAGAATAAACGCGGCCTCAGGGTAGTCAGAGCGTATCCGTTCATAGAGTTCGAGTGACTTCTCAAGGGAGGAAGAGCGGGTGCCATCGGCTACGAGAATAAAACCGGAGCTGCCGCGCAGAAAATTCTGCTGCAGGCTGTTGAAGGTATCCTCGCCAGCCAGATCCCAGAGCATCATGTTCAGTTGATGGTTATC is part of the Mariprofundus sp. NF genome and harbors:
- a CDS encoding Rab family GTPase; the encoded protein is MLGSFAVGKTSLIRRFIVSIFEEKYQTSVGVKVDKKQISIDNHQLNMMLWDLAGEDTFNSLQQNFLRGSSGFILVADGTRSSSLEKSLELYERIRSDYPEAAFILVLNKVDLKDHWQITDDQIEALKEDGWRIFLTSAKTGEQVELIFEALGRLMLGLEVAV